One genomic segment of Cerasicoccus sp. TK19100 includes these proteins:
- a CDS encoding UDP-N-acetylglucosamine diphosphorylase, with amino-acid sequence MIASDVITLPETLEHFAKWFSPDDAPWAWIPRIEEALSKFSWLLAQGHSAIPAGMHIKGKVYIHPTVKLPPTAVIEGPTWIGPGTEIRPNAYIRGKVIIGANCVIGNSCELKNCLVLDGAQVPHFNYVGDSVLGQGAHLGAGVILANLRLDQASVPVRLPSGTVDSGLRKFGAIFGDHAEAGCNAVIQPGTILGRKAIVMPSMSFGGYLPDGKMVYAKTETRIIDRRF; translated from the coding sequence ATGATTGCCTCTGATGTTATTACCCTGCCTGAAACTCTGGAACACTTCGCTAAGTGGTTTTCGCCGGACGACGCGCCGTGGGCGTGGATTCCGCGTATTGAGGAAGCACTGAGCAAGTTTAGCTGGCTCCTGGCGCAGGGGCACAGTGCCATACCCGCAGGCATGCACATCAAGGGGAAGGTGTATATTCATCCGACCGTCAAACTGCCACCGACTGCGGTCATTGAAGGGCCGACTTGGATTGGGCCCGGCACGGAAATTCGCCCCAATGCCTACATCCGCGGCAAGGTCATTATTGGCGCGAACTGCGTGATCGGCAACTCGTGCGAACTGAAAAATTGCCTGGTGCTGGATGGCGCGCAGGTGCCGCATTTTAATTATGTGGGTGATTCGGTTTTGGGGCAGGGCGCACACTTGGGTGCGGGGGTGATCTTGGCGAATCTCCGCCTTGACCAAGCCAGCGTTCCAGTTCGTTTGCCCAGTGGTACGGTGGATAGCGGTTTGCGCAAGTTTGGTGCGATATTTGGCGACCACGCGGAGGCGGGGTGTAATGCCGTCATCCAACCGGGGACTATCTTGGGGCGCAAGGCGATTGTCATGCCGAGCATGTCTTTTGGTGGCTACTTGCCGGATGGAAAAATGGTCTATGCTAAAACCGAGACGCGAATTATCGACCGGCGCTTCTGA
- a CDS encoding sulfatase family protein, which yields MSAPNILFITSDQQHWNTIGKNFPEVKTPNLDRLANEGTLFTRAYCPNPTCTPTRASLITGQYASQHGAWALGTKLPEDKTTIGELLQGQGYDSALIGKAHFQPLLSTEEYPSLESYPLLRDLDFWRGFNGPFYGFNHVELARNHADETHVGQHYAVWMEDKGLKDWAQHFQSKWGEFNFVEPPTSSQEHVWSIPEEYHYDAWIAERSIARMEKCREEGKPFFTWASFFDPHPPYLVPEPWASMYDPKDVTVPQAQPGEHDDSPPYIQLTQTENPDFGYPPGEDFANHGMGSHLQDKESLAKDIAVYYGMVSMMDHYIGKLLDYLDETGQRENTLIVFTTDHGHFYGHHGLNAKGPFHYEDEIRVPMIARWPGKIPAGVESSALQSLVDIPVSFLKATGTRVPNDWQGVDQLPVWQGEQESARDHCIVEFRQQPTCIHLKTYVNERYKITVYYNQSYGEIYDLQEDPGEIKNLWDVPEAASLKMELLQKLIHAELGKEPMWMPRIAGA from the coding sequence ATGTCCGCCCCCAATATTCTCTTCATCACGAGTGACCAGCAGCACTGGAACACGATCGGGAAAAACTTTCCCGAGGTTAAAACACCGAACCTGGATCGGTTAGCGAACGAAGGAACGCTATTTACGCGCGCCTATTGCCCGAACCCGACGTGCACGCCTACGCGCGCGTCTCTAATTACGGGTCAGTATGCCAGCCAGCATGGTGCTTGGGCGCTGGGGACAAAGCTGCCCGAAGACAAGACCACCATTGGCGAACTGCTGCAAGGGCAGGGCTACGACTCTGCTTTGATTGGCAAGGCGCATTTTCAACCGCTGTTGAGCACGGAAGAATATCCCTCGCTGGAATCCTATCCACTGCTGCGCGATTTGGATTTTTGGCGCGGTTTCAACGGGCCGTTCTATGGGTTCAACCATGTGGAGCTGGCGCGTAATCACGCGGACGAGACTCACGTTGGCCAACACTACGCGGTCTGGATGGAGGACAAGGGCCTGAAGGATTGGGCGCAGCATTTCCAAAGTAAATGGGGTGAGTTTAATTTCGTTGAGCCACCAACTTCCAGCCAGGAGCACGTGTGGTCGATCCCAGAGGAGTATCATTACGATGCCTGGATCGCCGAGCGTTCCATTGCGCGCATGGAGAAGTGTCGCGAGGAAGGAAAGCCGTTCTTCACCTGGGCAAGTTTCTTCGATCCGCATCCGCCATATCTTGTGCCGGAGCCATGGGCATCCATGTATGACCCGAAGGACGTGACCGTGCCGCAGGCGCAACCCGGCGAGCACGATGATAGCCCGCCCTACATCCAGCTAACCCAAACGGAGAATCCCGATTTCGGCTATCCGCCCGGGGAGGATTTTGCCAACCACGGCATGGGCAGCCACTTGCAGGATAAGGAGTCGCTTGCCAAGGATATCGCCGTTTACTACGGTATGGTCAGCATGATGGACCACTACATTGGCAAGCTGCTGGACTACCTCGACGAGACCGGTCAGCGTGAGAACACCCTGATTGTTTTCACCACCGACCACGGGCATTTCTATGGTCACCACGGGCTCAATGCCAAGGGGCCGTTCCATTACGAAGACGAGATTCGTGTGCCGATGATTGCGCGGTGGCCCGGTAAAATTCCGGCCGGCGTCGAAAGCTCTGCATTGCAAAGCTTGGTCGATATCCCCGTCTCCTTTCTCAAGGCAACGGGGACGCGGGTGCCCAATGATTGGCAAGGCGTGGACCAGCTGCCGGTCTGGCAGGGCGAGCAGGAGAGCGCACGCGACCACTGCATCGTAGAATTCCGCCAGCAGCCGACGTGTATTCACCTGAAGACCTACGTCAACGAACGCTACAAGATCACGGTTTACTACAACCAGAGCTACGGCGAAATCTACGACTTGCAGGAGGACCCGGGCGAAATCAAAAATCTGTGGGACGTTCCCGAGGCCGCCTCGCTCAAGATGGAGCTGCTGCAAAAGCTGATCCATGCTGAGCTGGGCAAGGAGCCGATGTGGATGCCTCGCATTGCTGGTGCCTGA
- the gyrA gene encoding DNA gyrase subunit A, translating into MYTDKERLEARSITEIMETAYIDYSMSVIVSRALPDARDGLKPVQRRILYAMNQIGLAHNRAHKKCAAVVGEVLGKYHPHGDQSVYDALVRMGQHWVMRYPLIDPQGNFGSIDGDPPAAYRYTESRLAAIAEELMRDIDKETVDFVPNYNEETTEPSVVPCGLPNLLMNGSTGIAVGMTTNIPPHNLSELGAAINLIIDNPNCDVDEVMKVLPGPDFPTGGAIAGRNGIEQYMRTGRGIVRVKGTAHTEELKNGKEQIVITEIPYNVNRANLVTKIADLVHDKVLDEVSDLRDESDENTRIVIELKRGEPGRVVINKIAKHTPFESSFGVILLALDQRRPKQMNIKEMLECYIEHRRDVIYRRTQYLLRKAEDRAHILEGYKIALLNLDDIVKIIRASKNRDEARERLMEKYPLSERQTNAILDLRLYQLTGMERDKIEEEYREIMQKIEYYRSILDNESILLGVIKDELNELVTKFESPRRTQLLAAEGEFRMEDVIANEGCIITISHQGFIKRTPVSSYRSQKRGGKGVIGSGQHDDDFVEHLFTASTHDYIMFFMNNGRVYVEKVYEIPEGTRTSKGRSIVNVLQMQKDERIASMICIKEFDESNHLVMCTKKGIVKKTNLAEYQNYRKGGTIGIKIDDDDELIGSKLTNGENELVIVTREGMSIRFQETDLRDQGRATRGVKGVTLKKADDAVKAIEVVDENATLLIAGENGIGKRTEYSEYRTQSRGGSGIIALKTASKVAGALSVHENDEIMMFTVGGQAVRSPVKDVRVIGRTTQGVRLINLAEGDKLVGLCKVVEVEDKTEDGDSEEGGEE; encoded by the coding sequence ATGTATACTGATAAAGAACGCCTCGAAGCCCGCTCGATCACTGAGATCATGGAGACGGCCTACATCGACTACTCGATGTCCGTCATTGTCTCCCGCGCGCTGCCAGACGCCCGCGACGGCCTGAAGCCCGTTCAGCGCCGCATCCTCTACGCGATGAACCAGATTGGTCTCGCGCATAACCGAGCCCATAAAAAGTGCGCCGCCGTCGTTGGTGAAGTGCTGGGTAAATACCACCCGCACGGTGACCAATCCGTTTACGACGCCCTCGTCCGCATGGGCCAACACTGGGTGATGCGTTACCCGCTGATCGACCCGCAGGGTAACTTCGGCTCGATCGACGGTGACCCACCCGCTGCTTATCGTTACACCGAAAGCCGCCTGGCCGCCATCGCCGAAGAGCTGATGCGCGACATCGACAAGGAGACCGTCGACTTCGTCCCGAACTACAACGAAGAAACGACTGAGCCTTCCGTTGTCCCCTGTGGTTTGCCCAACCTGCTGATGAACGGCTCCACCGGCATCGCGGTCGGCATGACAACCAATATCCCGCCGCACAATCTTTCCGAGCTGGGTGCCGCGATCAACCTCATCATCGACAATCCGAACTGTGACGTCGACGAGGTGATGAAGGTGCTCCCCGGCCCTGACTTCCCGACCGGTGGTGCCATTGCCGGACGCAACGGCATTGAGCAATACATGCGCACGGGCCGAGGCATTGTCCGCGTCAAGGGCACTGCGCACACCGAAGAGCTCAAGAACGGCAAGGAACAGATCGTCATCACGGAGATTCCTTACAACGTCAACCGCGCGAACCTCGTTACCAAAATCGCCGACCTCGTCCACGACAAGGTGCTCGACGAAGTCAGCGACCTGCGCGACGAGTCCGACGAAAACACTCGCATCGTCATCGAGCTCAAGCGTGGCGAACCGGGCCGCGTGGTGATCAACAAGATCGCCAAGCACACGCCATTTGAGTCGTCATTCGGCGTCATCCTGCTCGCGCTGGACCAACGTCGCCCGAAGCAGATGAACATCAAGGAAATGCTCGAGTGCTACATCGAGCACCGACGCGACGTCATCTACCGCCGCACGCAGTATCTACTCCGCAAGGCCGAAGACCGCGCGCACATTCTCGAAGGTTACAAGATCGCACTGCTCAATCTCGACGACATCGTTAAGATTATCCGCGCTTCCAAAAACCGCGACGAAGCCCGTGAGCGACTCATGGAGAAGTATCCCCTCTCCGAGCGCCAGACCAACGCGATCCTCGACCTGCGCCTCTACCAGCTCACCGGTATGGAGCGCGATAAGATCGAAGAGGAATACCGCGAGATCATGCAGAAAATCGAATACTACCGCTCGATTCTCGACAACGAATCCATCCTTCTCGGCGTCATCAAGGACGAGCTAAACGAACTCGTTACGAAGTTTGAGAGCCCACGCCGCACTCAGCTCTTGGCGGCCGAAGGCGAGTTCCGCATGGAAGACGTCATCGCCAACGAAGGCTGCATCATCACGATTTCCCACCAGGGCTTCATCAAACGCACGCCCGTTAGCAGCTACCGTTCGCAGAAGCGTGGCGGTAAGGGGGTCATAGGTAGCGGCCAGCACGACGACGACTTTGTGGAGCATCTCTTCACCGCATCGACGCACGACTACATCATGTTCTTCATGAATAATGGCCGCGTGTATGTGGAGAAGGTTTACGAGATTCCCGAAGGCACCCGCACGTCCAAGGGCCGCTCGATCGTCAACGTTCTGCAAATGCAGAAAGACGAACGCATCGCCTCGATGATCTGCATTAAGGAGTTCGACGAATCGAACCACCTCGTCATGTGCACCAAGAAGGGCATTGTCAAAAAGACCAACCTCGCGGAATACCAAAACTACCGCAAGGGCGGCACGATCGGCATCAAGATCGACGACGACGACGAACTGATCGGCAGCAAGCTGACCAATGGCGAGAACGAACTGGTCATCGTCACCCGCGAAGGCATGTCCATCCGCTTCCAGGAGACCGACCTCCGCGACCAGGGCCGCGCTACCCGCGGCGTCAAGGGCGTCACCCTGAAGAAGGCCGACGACGCCGTGAAGGCCATCGAAGTGGTCGACGAGAATGCCACTCTCCTGATCGCGGGCGAAAACGGCATCGGCAAACGCACCGAATACTCGGAATACCGCACGCAAAGCCGCGGCGGCTCGGGCATCATCGCGCTCAAAACCGCATCCAAGGTCGCCGGCGCACTTAGCGTGCATGAAAATGACGAGATCATGATGTTCACCGTGGGCGGCCAGGCCGTTCGCAGCCCCGTGAAGGATGTCCGCGTCATCGGCCGCACCACGCAGGGCGTTCGCCTGATCAACCTCGCCGAGGGAGACAAGCTCGTTGGCCTGTGCAAGGTCGTCGAAGTCGAAGATAAAACCGAAGACGGCGACAGCGAAGAAGGCGGCGAGGAATAA
- a CDS encoding 3'-5' exonuclease, with translation MGHWADIPIYVIDFEGAGKTGVIEYGVVELLHGEIKSTHTRLCAPLDAISQQDTRLHGIAQKDVTGCAPFADEWQRFTEWRGQGAFAAHHASVEQGLLKQQWSYPPASTDYLNSGKVADWGPWIDTRRLYEALYPGLESYKLGDLIERFALQSKLVELGDAHCPDARRKAHCALYDALASALLLLRIGAEPGFEAMTMKWLLEHSLSTEQKKQAARQGDLFE, from the coding sequence ATGGGGCACTGGGCCGACATCCCGATTTACGTGATCGACTTCGAGGGCGCTGGGAAAACCGGCGTCATCGAATATGGGGTGGTCGAGCTATTGCATGGCGAAATTAAGTCGACCCATACCCGGCTTTGCGCGCCGCTGGATGCCATCAGCCAGCAGGACACGCGGCTGCATGGCATTGCGCAAAAAGATGTGACCGGCTGCGCGCCGTTTGCCGATGAGTGGCAGCGCTTCACGGAGTGGCGCGGACAGGGGGCGTTTGCGGCGCACCATGCCAGCGTCGAGCAGGGGCTGCTCAAGCAGCAGTGGAGTTACCCGCCCGCATCGACTGACTATCTGAACAGCGGCAAAGTTGCCGACTGGGGGCCGTGGATTGATACCCGCCGCCTGTACGAGGCCCTTTATCCTGGGCTGGAGAGCTATAAGCTCGGCGATCTGATCGAACGCTTTGCATTGCAAAGTAAGTTGGTGGAACTGGGCGATGCTCACTGCCCGGATGCCCGCCGCAAGGCCCACTGTGCGCTTTACGATGCGTTGGCCTCGGCTCTGCTTTTGCTCCGCATTGGCGCGGAGCCAGGCTTTGAAGCGATGACGATGAAGTGGCTGCTCGAGCACAGCCTTTCAACTGAGCAAAAAAAACAGGCCGCCCGGCAGGGCGACCTGTTTGAGTAA
- a CDS encoding DUF2513 domain-containing protein, which produces MKRDWDLIRSILLCLEHDRDNEPIESILSDVEHLSNWTEEEQYYHMALLIEAGYAIGPVDELEDTTLIANCERMTWAGHDLLDSIRDKGIWEKTKSGASQIGGWSIEIIKDLATAYIKQQAKEKLGFDL; this is translated from the coding sequence ATGAAACGTGATTGGGATCTGATTCGGTCTATCCTCCTATGCCTGGAACATGACCGGGATAACGAGCCAATTGAGTCCATCTTAAGTGATGTTGAGCATCTCAGCAACTGGACTGAGGAAGAACAATATTACCATATGGCTCTTTTGATCGAAGCAGGTTATGCCATTGGGCCAGTGGATGAACTCGAAGATACCACTCTTATTGCGAATTGCGAAAGAATGACTTGGGCTGGGCATGACCTCTTAGACAGCATCCGAGACAAAGGCATCTGGGAGAAGACCAAAAGCGGGGCCTCTCAAATTGGAGGTTGGTCTATTGAGATCATCAAGGACTTAGCTACAGCCTACATCAAACAACAGGCCAAAGAGAAACTGGGATTCGACCTGTGA
- a CDS encoding helix-turn-helix domain-containing protein — MDDVLKEQIGSRGNYTMTPNDLISNPKLSPKSKVVWQYMASKPANWQFSAQRISKAIGIGRKAVLGAIAELKEYGWLDSQRCGDGRVNYVLQYPQSQKGTVDVQNATVPKSHGAKTGPLSNIDVEVKKNQNKSAFGAWRQREARVDYKTVDIVDVAEPEDWRAIAKKLYPNEKAIDKYSNWNDTPYWLKEEIIGAA, encoded by the coding sequence ATGGATGATGTGTTAAAAGAGCAGATCGGGTCAAGGGGCAACTATACCATGACGCCCAATGATTTGATCTCGAACCCAAAGCTAAGCCCCAAGTCTAAAGTGGTTTGGCAGTATATGGCGTCTAAACCTGCCAACTGGCAATTTAGTGCACAGCGCATATCGAAGGCCATAGGCATAGGTCGTAAGGCTGTCTTGGGTGCCATTGCTGAGCTTAAAGAGTATGGCTGGCTTGACTCCCAAAGATGCGGCGACGGCAGAGTAAATTATGTGCTTCAATACCCCCAATCCCAAAAAGGGACTGTGGATGTCCAAAACGCCACGGTGCCAAAAAGCCACGGTGCCAAAACGGGACCGCTAAGTAATATAGATGTAGAAGTAAAAAAGAATCAGAATAAGAGCGCCTTCGGCGCTTGGCGGCAAAGAGAAGCGAGGGTAGATTATAAGACTGTAGATATAGTGGATGTAGCAGAGCCTGAAGACTGGAGAGCAATAGCCAAGAAGCTTTACCCGAATGAGAAGGCTATAGACAAATACAGTAACTGGAATGACACCCCATACTGGCTTAAAGAAGAAATCATAGGTGCAGCCTAA
- a CDS encoding tyrosine-type recombinase/integrase, which produces MNSKPFKVKTFKYPSGNKGYLLSGTIDGRQVRKKFQSKDEAYAERSTYELRRQNSEVKLHTVPSKLNEDQHKEAYAAYQLLDGTGKSLTEAVSFFLEHNHHDLVHKPLSEAVDAYLLVRFEEKNRGTLSAIHYRNTEVELNRLKAHFTDKNIGDITDLDLGDYIGRDSALKTWNNRRSYLRKLWQYFIDEKWAGANPTDKLKHYGKREVNRNKGEASTLTASEAAKLMEYVQSYKDGVMVPHIALCLFAGIRPDYNHGEITKLQPEHISMEGGRIHVPASVSKVDEKRMVDIQPNLKAWLERFPPKHYPILPGNCRRMRQHLAKRFELGKDIMRHTFCSMLLAKTGDVGRVSLQAGNSTDVIRDHYLDVKTEEEAAEFWNILPTKGNKIISISA; this is translated from the coding sequence GTGAACTCCAAGCCATTCAAGGTAAAGACTTTCAAATACCCATCTGGGAACAAAGGCTATTTGCTTTCAGGCACTATTGACGGGCGCCAAGTCCGGAAGAAATTCCAGTCCAAGGATGAAGCCTACGCCGAGCGATCGACATACGAGCTCAGGCGCCAGAACAGCGAAGTAAAGCTGCACACGGTGCCATCAAAGCTGAATGAGGATCAGCACAAGGAAGCATACGCCGCCTATCAACTCTTGGACGGGACCGGCAAAAGCCTCACAGAGGCCGTATCCTTCTTTCTGGAGCACAACCACCATGATCTTGTCCACAAGCCTCTGAGCGAAGCCGTAGACGCCTACCTGCTTGTCAGATTCGAGGAAAAGAACCGCGGCACGCTGTCGGCTATCCACTACCGCAACACAGAGGTTGAACTGAATCGCCTCAAAGCCCATTTCACCGACAAGAACATTGGCGATATTACCGATCTAGACCTTGGCGACTACATCGGCCGGGATTCGGCGCTCAAGACGTGGAACAATCGCCGCTCCTATCTGCGGAAGCTCTGGCAGTATTTCATTGATGAGAAATGGGCGGGCGCCAACCCCACCGACAAGCTCAAGCATTACGGCAAGCGCGAGGTCAACCGCAACAAGGGCGAGGCCTCGACGTTGACGGCCTCCGAAGCCGCCAAGCTCATGGAATACGTCCAGAGCTACAAAGACGGCGTAATGGTGCCTCACATAGCCCTCTGCCTCTTTGCGGGGATCCGGCCCGACTACAACCACGGCGAAATCACCAAGCTACAGCCTGAGCATATTTCGATGGAAGGCGGTCGCATCCATGTTCCGGCCTCAGTGTCGAAGGTCGATGAAAAGCGCATGGTGGACATTCAGCCAAACCTGAAAGCCTGGCTAGAGCGATTTCCGCCAAAGCACTACCCTATCCTACCGGGCAACTGCCGGCGTATGCGTCAGCACCTGGCCAAGCGCTTTGAGCTGGGCAAAGACATCATGCGCCATACCTTCTGCTCAATGCTCCTGGCCAAAACAGGCGACGTTGGCCGGGTGAGTCTTCAGGCAGGCAACTCAACGGACGTGATCCGCGATCACTACCTAGACGTTAAAACCGAAGAGGAAGCCGCGGAGTTTTGGAATATACTACCAACTAAAGGAAATAAGATCATTTCCATTTCCGCTTAG
- a CDS encoding helix-turn-helix transcriptional regulator has protein sequence MKVLKNIRNACGLTQVDLADKLGVSIMTIRHIEGGRLDLSPRLAFAIQANLGVWVQSEKGKIKLLEKDWRGRPYSEESYKLWIEESSKDSNSLKTLHENVSALATQITKAGFESNQGLAVYAAVLHSLSSIATEYNLIELLGGDNFLSYLNTLFSEGFPNDGTKQGSMTETLLKSVYWNQSGNFTSDK, from the coding sequence GTGAAAGTGCTCAAAAACATTCGAAATGCATGCGGGCTAACCCAGGTCGACTTAGCCGACAAGCTAGGTGTATCCATAATGACCATTCGTCATATAGAGGGCGGCCGTCTCGACCTATCTCCACGCTTGGCATTTGCCATCCAGGCAAATCTAGGCGTTTGGGTTCAGTCTGAAAAAGGTAAGATCAAACTATTAGAAAAGGATTGGAGAGGCCGGCCTTACTCTGAAGAAAGTTATAAACTTTGGATCGAGGAAAGCAGCAAAGACAGCAACAGCCTAAAAACCTTGCATGAGAATGTTTCAGCACTTGCTACACAAATCACCAAAGCGGGCTTCGAATCAAATCAAGGTCTCGCAGTGTATGCCGCAGTGCTACATTCGCTATCAAGTATTGCAACGGAGTATAATCTTATCGAGCTACTAGGCGGTGATAATTTTCTTAGTTATCTAAACACACTTTTCAGCGAGGGCTTTCCGAATGATGGGACCAAACAAGGGTCCATGACCGAAACTCTCTTAAAATCAGTCTACTGGAACCAAAGTGGCAACTTCACGAGTGATAAATAA